The following is a genomic window from Candidatus Bathyarchaeota archaeon.
TTCGCATCCGTCTTCCACAGCTTTTTCGAAAAAACGTTCTATGTCTTCATCACTGTCTACGAGCAAGGATTCTGCTTTTTTCACGCGGTTGCTTTCTATGATTATTTGTTCAAGCTTTTTGTGCCGAGTTAAATAGGGTTTCAGAGTGTAGTCTTCTTCGTCAGCGTACAATACATCAAACACGAAAAGCGAGACGGGGTATTCTTCCATCGCCTTTTTAACGCCGTATTTTCGTCTGCGGTGCATCAATTCTTGAAAGGGTTTCATTTCGCTAGTGTCTATGTCTACGGCGACACATTCGGCCTCGATGATGGCGTTCTTTGCTTTAACGTGTTTTTTGAAAAGTTCTGCAGCATCGGGATACTGGTTTGTGATGTTTTCTAGGCGACGCGAAAAAAGAAGAACATGGTCGCCTTGTTTGTGGGCTTGCACGCGCTCCCCGTCATATTTGAATTCTGCGATGCATTTGCCGCCTAGTTTCGCTAAGATTTCTTCTGGCGAACCTAATCGTTCTGCAAGCATTGAGCGTATAGGGTTTCCAACTGATACCTCAAATTTTGAGGCACCCTCCAGTCCTTTTTCTGCAACTGTCTTGGCCACTTTTCCGAGGTCTGAAGAGATGTTGTAGGCTCTTTCCAACGCATCTCTTGCTTCTTTTCCTCCTCCGTAGGCGATTGCTAGCGCGTCTAAGACAGTCATGTCCGCGATTCCTAGTCTTAGGTTTCCTGTTATGATTCTTATGATGTATTTTGCTTCTTTTGGTGTGACACTTGTCAATAGCCCTGCGATGAGGCTTAACTTCTTATCCATTGACCCTGTGCCAGACGCTCTCGCCATCTTGTCGAGTATGTCGTAGACTTTTTCAACTGTTAAGGGTATCCCTTTTAATAATGTTGCTTGGATCTTTTTTGCGAGGAATTTTTGGGCGGTTTCGCCTGTGTCTCCCGTTTTAGCCAGGTCTTCCCTGATTTCTTTCTCACTTTTCCCAGTTGCCTTTGCAACCGCTTGTACGGCAAGTTTCTCAGCTATGCCAGTTTGAACGTCAACAAAATCAGGATACAGTTTTCCCTGTGTCAGGTAAACAACTTTGTCTATAATGTCCTTTGAGGTAAGTTTAAGAAGCTCTACCAAATAGTCGGTCATCTCAAGTCTTTTGGTTGTAGCCTCAATTTTCTCATAGCAATCGGCCATCAAAGAGAACTTCAAGAGATTTCCTCACGTCTAACTTAACGAGGTTAGCTATTAAAAAATAAGCTTTTCAATAAGCTAGAAAAACGCACTATAATAACAACCCAGTGTGCATAAAAAGACACCTT
Proteins encoded in this region:
- a CDS encoding ATP-dependent DNA ligase, which codes for MADCYEKIEATTKRLEMTDYLVELLKLTSKDIIDKVVYLTQGKLYPDFVDVQTGIAEKLAVQAVAKATGKSEKEIREDLAKTGDTGETAQKFLAKKIQATLLKGIPLTVEKVYDILDKMARASGTGSMDKKLSLIAGLLTSVTPKEAKYIIRIITGNLRLGIADMTVLDALAIAYGGGKEARDALERAYNISSDLGKVAKTVAEKGLEGASKFEVSVGNPIRSMLAERLGSPEEILAKLGGKCIAEFKYDGERVQAHKQGDHVLLFSRRLENITNQYPDAAELFKKHVKAKNAIIEAECVAVDIDTSEMKPFQELMHRRRKYGVKKAMEEYPVSLFVFDVLYADEEDYTLKPYLTRHKKLEQIIIESNRVKKAESLLVDSDEDIERFFEKAVEDGCEGIMCKSIAKDSVYQAGSRGWMWIKYKREYKSEMTDTVDLVVVGAFHGRGKRAGTYGALLLAAYNPSKDTFETVTKCGTGFTDKDLEKIPKMMKKHKITHKHPRVQTMLNADVWFEPIVVIDVLGAEITLSPIHTCAMDAIRRGSGLAIRFPRFTGNYRLDKSAEDATTSKEIVEMYQNQLKKVSES